AAAAACAAGGGCATTATTTTGAGTTGGAgttgcatttttgcatttgttatgTGCTCTTTCTTTAAGTGTTGATCTCGCATAAAAGTGGTAATGTAGTTGTTTATTGGTGGTAGGTCTCATATGTGAGTAAAGTACATTTATTTATGTTTTGGAAGGTTTTTGGTCCCATGTGGGTGGGGGTGCATTTGATTATTGGTAAAGGTTGTTGGTCCGACATGTGGGCAGAGGTGCATTTGTTTATTGGTGAAGAATTGTTGGTCTCACATGTGGGTATGGGTGCATTCGTTTATTGTTGCATTCGTTTATTGTTGAAGGTTGGTTGTCCCACATGTGAACTCACCACCAACTCCAACCTTTATAAGTAGGAAAGATAACATATCCAGTAGCCTTCAAATTTTCTTGGATCATTAGGAAACTGTGCAAGGAAAATTTGCAATTTTTTGTACGTGCAACCCACCAAGATGTTTTTCTTTGAAAACACACTGGCAGCCGAATATGGATTGACCTGACTGTGGAAGGGATTCAACAGTGTTATAACATTACCTGGAGATTCTTCGATTGAGTTCTAGTTCACAGATTTATATGTGATTTCTCATTCTATGTTTACTCACTTATCAGGTGATACCGTCGTAGCGGTGGATAGCCCTTTTGGACGATTGGGCCTTACTGTTTGCTATGATTTGAGATTTCCAGAGCTTTACCAATGTTTGCGTTTTAAGCATCAAGCTCAGGTGATTGTGTATGCCACTGTACTGCCAAAACGTCTGTTTTTAAATATATAAGATGTTTTGGCAGTTTAAGCtgaactgccaaaacgtcttacatttaggaacagagggtgtatTTAAGATAGCCTTGTATTAAGTTGTTATTCATCATACACTCATACCCTTTAGATTGTTCAGGAAATTTCTTAGTTTTCGAATCTTTTCTTAACATTTCATCTTTTTTTAGGTCTTGCTCGTACCATCTGCATTCACAAAGGTAACTGGGGAAGCACACTGGGAAATTCTCCTTCGTGCTCGTGCAATTGAGACACAATGTTATGTACGTAAATCTAATCCTTCTCGCTGCCCATGGACTTTTGCATGTAGGTTTAGTTGTTTCGTATAGTTGACACTTGGCAACATGAGATACGATAATGTAGAAGTTAATGCTAGACTATTAGTACAGATACCTACTGTATTTGTAATTTTACACATGAAACACATGTGCAAATCTCATCACATCAGTGGAGGTGAATAGTTGGTACATGAGCTACTTGTTAATCCACCATATATATGCCTCTGATTGCAGATTCAGAACAAGTGAGCTATGCTTATATTTCAAAAGCTTTTGCTTTATGTGGAATTCAGTAAAATATGAAAATTGTTTAGTTGACTTTCGAAGTTAGGCAGCTTAAAAACACTTTTCCAATATTTCTTAGGTTATTGCTGCGGCTCAAGCTGGAAAACACAATGAGAAAAGAGAAAGCTACGGCGATTCTATAGTTATTGACCCATGGGGAACAGTTATAGCTCGACTTCCAGGTACGGCTTTTCACTTTGTTATACTTAGctgttactcccttcgttcctaaatatttgtctttctagagatttcaacaagtgactatatacggagcaaaatgagtgaatctacactataaaatatgtctatatacatccgtatgtgatagtccatttgaaatctctaaaaagacaaatatttaggaacggagggagtacatactaagTTATGATTCTTGTGACTTGGAAGATTATATTGGGTTCTTTTCATGTTTTGTATCTTAACTGTTAAGAATCATCAATAGTGACTTTCTCTTGAGTTCCTTGTCAGTATTTGCTTCTTTCATATGGTTGTGCTGGAAAATAGTCGTCAATTTTGTAATGCTGATAATTTTGTGTTCGTTTTTATTCATTTTATTAAAATAATATTCTATGGACTACTTTTACAAGGTATTGCCACTAGTACCCTTTTTTATTGTTAGATAAATGATCTGAATTTTGCTACAGATCGACTGTCCACTGGATTTGCAGTAGCAGATATCGACTTGTCAAAAGTTGAGGCTGTGCGAACCAAAATGCCAATCTCTGAGGTAATAATGTCTCATGTACCATCTGTTTGCTCCGGTCCAAGTACTCCAGAAGCTGTATTTCTGTAATGGCTTAATTATCCTATGTTTTGCAGCACCGCAAGTTTGAGAGCATCTGGAAATCCTCATCACTATAATAGTTGAAGGTGGTCTTGCACGCTTCGCCGCTCTTATTCTCACATTCCGGAGATTCTTCTTTTGTGTATAATAACTGTCATTTTGTTCACAAGATGGTCCAGTTCGATTGGGATTTCCAGTGAGACATGTCATAGAACTAAATAAGCTACAACTGTAGTAGCATATCTAGTAAATAGGGCATATCCAAACATGGCTCAGAGCACCTTATGACTTGGTTTGAGATGGCTTCTATCTCTGCTTATGGTCCAGACAAACCAGAAGCCGTTCCAAACCCAAAGCTTAGGAACAGCTTAGGTTGTGTTTGATTGGGCCTTAGGGTCTTTTAAGCCAAAAGCTCAACCAAATCCAGCGAATTTGATGTTTGTGTGTATGTTGACATGTACAAATGCATGGTAGCAGTACTTTCATGACTTTATGTCACTTTATTCTTATGTGCTGGAGTAGTTCTTTTACTGTGGAAGAGATGTAAAGGGCAATTTGGGGATGAACATTCCACAAATGTTTTTCTTTTTGTGAGATATGGAAAAAAGAGGTAGATAATCATAATCGGCCATTGGGCTTGTTGAACCAGAAAGGTTAAAAAGATCTTGGAGATAGTCACTGGGATTAGAACAACTACAAGGGGAAAATGTTTCAGCTAGACCTGACGCCGTTGACACGAACAATCTATGATACAATTGCCAACTCCTCGATGACAATGGAATGATCAGTTCTCAGTGTGTTCATATACAAGTGACTACTTTATTTTGGCGGACCATCTCGTCTCGCTCCGCGCTCGTCTCCGTGCCTGAGCCCGTCGTGCGTCACTCCGACGCCGGCGTCCACCTCCCCCGGCGCTCGCCACTCTGGCCACGTCGGCCACCTTCCCGCTCTTCCCCGCCATGGACGTCAGCCCGCACTCGCACTCGGCGACCTCGCGCCCCGCGGGGGAGCGCCCCGTTGTGTTTGGCTTGGGTCTCTCGTCCTGCTCGGCATCGTCGACCGCTTCGGAGGGGGCTGAGGCCTCGTCTAGGCCACCGGCGGGCATGGCCGACGGCCTGCAGCTGGTCCCCTGGGAGCGGCCTCCCCTGTCTGGGCGTGCCAAGTGGCGGCGCCGCCATGACCCGGCCGCGCAGCCGCAGCGCGTGCCGCCACGCTTCTCCCCTTCGCGCGAGGTGTCACCGGAGATGGTGGGCCTGTGCTTCCGCTGCTTCCAGGACGGGCACTACCGGAAGGATTGCACCAATGACATTGTCTGCTTCAGGTGTGGGCTGTCGGGTCATGGATCCAGGGTCTGCAAGCGGCCCCTGCAGCCCGTCGTCGCCAGAGGAGCTTCGGAGGCTTGTCGTCAAGAAGGTGGCTCGCGGGGCATGGGATCTGCTCCTGCTAGTCGCGGCTCGGGTGGGGCGTTGGCGGGAGCGCTGCTCCGCTCCCGCCGCCGCCCCCTGCGGCTGCCGCGGTGCCACCGGTCTGGCCCCGCCTCCCCACGCCGCCTCCGGTCGGGCCTTGCCACCCGGTGCCGCGACCGGTGCTGCCTGTGGACGAGGAGTTTGACCCGTCTGAGCTCTGCTTGGTGCGCCGCACCCAGTCCATGGAGGGGTTGGAAGGCCGGCTGCAGTTATCCATGGTGGCATACGCGGCGGGCGCTAGGAATGATATCTCACTGGAGTTCGTTCTTGaggtgttgatgaggacatcaatacaattgttacacccacagcccctgctgctatacatactggaccaattagtagagctcgtgcacgccaactaaattaccaggtactttcgtttcttggtaatgattctaatgttcatgagaatgtgatgctgcctaaattggatacatttgttttgcttacaaatgaagggcctagcttggagaaggatgaacattggagcaagaacaagcatggagatgatggcatgcgcaaggggaacaagaacggagttacaagtgatgatttcaggactttgaagccaccataatgggtgcatgaagccttggacgaaatatacaagatgccacttcataaatttcgtcccgaggctattttaggtgctgcgtcaccttattattgggccaggcccatgtaatttcgaaatacataagtataggctatttttagagtccgtatgtgtggggaaacaagagatagggttgatttcggacccctccaccaagggccacgaaattccccccctcttccgccatatatacagcccttagggcatcgtttagactttgggttttgtttagattaaaagttcgccatagctgcaacttcgcgtacttcgtttgtgttcaacgaccagacaaaggcgtcacagaaccccaccttgatcaataaagctttcatcttatattcgcaatatccagattgcaatcttagtttcttgcttgttcttcgtttgctcgcaggaaacagaccctcgtggtcaggttgatcgtgctccggcgtggtcaataacctctcggagttggtttagcgattgctaaggcgcgacgtcctcgcacgttcgtagtcggatcgtcaaagtcgacttccaccaaagcgaaatccaccatctcatcgaaagacgggacacctttcccTCTAtcacaccgggaattaagtcaatctgatgctcaatccctcgaataggcggtaatcccggtggcacgtcttgtggaaaaacgtcagcgaactcctgcaaaatgttagtgacagcaggaggcaaagaggaaggcacgtcctcgaatgaaaataatgcctctttgcacacaaaagcatagcaaacagatttgctgaaatctagctcatcaatatcagatttggtggcaaataaacatgcacttttcaatttaatttcagaagcaacactagatggtttattattaggcttcatttgttgctcaaattcttttgccacaatctgattttcactcttattcttctcctgttgtgctttattagctctattaatatcatctttcaaaatggaatcaggagtcataggaagcaaagtaatatttttatccttatgaacaagagtatagtgattgtttctaccatggtggacagaatttttatcaaattgccatggtctaccaagtaataaggaacatgcttgcataggtaccacatcacaatcaacataatcagcatatgtagaaatactaaaatgcacacgaacagtacgtgttaccttaaccttgccgctgttgttgaaccattggatgtagtaaggatgtggatgtggtcttgtggtgagagaaagcttctccaccatgtccatgctagccaagttgttgcagctccctccgtctatgatgacgcgcacagaacgttccttcacaactcccttggtatggaacaaattgtgcctctgattttgctcagcttgtgtgacctgcacactcaaaacacgttgagcaactaaacattcatacctgtcagcgtcttcaggagccatgtattgcgtctcatgatcagaatcatctccaccatgttcttcacgtgtaataagagccaaagtctcctcatcatagtcactagtggactcatatccaccatccgcggtagcaatcatcacacgcggagatttgcattccctcgcataatgacctcctcccttacaacgacgacaaataatatcacttgtgtgccctgttgatgccatggaagaagaagaacgctgtgcaggccccgcgggtgcgctcttggcagataatggtggttgtgcctgttttcttgtatcacggctggaggtggcaccggatggaggtgctggtgcagttgaagtagaagatgcacgtggtgtccatgatgaaggtcggcctgtagaaaaattagttcgccccaatgcttgtcgatcctgcacttcacgttcagctttacaagcaagttggaataaacgagtgatattagtatactccttatagtctaaaatggtctgaatctctctatttaatccacccagaaaacgtgcaagcatagcttcattctcctcaacaataccacatctaatcatgccagtttgtaattcctgataatattcttctacagaattttttccttgtcttaaacgctgcaatttttgaaggaattcacgttgataatatggtggaacccaacgcgtacgcatagcagttttcaaagcagcccaagtagttggaataggatataatctacaatgttcagaccaccatacacatgcaaaactagtgaaagcacaaacagcagcagcaactcgtctctcctcaggatattgtaaacatgtaaatcgttgttcagtttctaactcccaagtaagatatatatcaggaacatatctaccctcaaatggtggaatattcaatttcagtttaggaatatggacatcatctcgtacctgaggtggtggtgcaggcctaccattacgaatatatacctgaggtcgacctgctggtggtggtacaggtggctgcacatagtgctgattttgatcaacctcatcctcataatctcccacataatcatcctcatccgcatcagcagcaggagccacagaagtatcaacagcagcaccaacagtttggccaaacgcaagaggaacacggcttgctcggcggaggtctgtttcgcgacgtggaggtagtcgttgttgttgttgttggagaggtgcgttaggtgcagcgggtggtggtggtggaagacgcgcgagcaattcattaaacttgttatcgagctttgtttcgaacgtcttctcaaggccagtgatcttctccatggcctcttcaaaattgttcagcacatcttgcacctgttcagtcatcatttgctgaaacttatcatgaagctccttgttcgataaattctcccagtcaatctcgtcggcttgtgatcctggcatggttagcagcaatagaaacacacaagaatatgatcctacagactacgaacaagtggtggtggtgggtgtcacaaatccgtcaagcaaatctcaaattcttaccagttcttacccagcagcaggcggtgatcggcaaccgttgtagtcaaaaactgatagaggcgagggtcccgatctttcgatgagatgatggatatcgctttggtggaagtcgactttgacgatccgactacgaacgtgcgaggacgtcgcgccttagcaatcgctaaaccaactccgagaggttattgaccacgccggagcacgatcaacctgaccacgagggtctgtttcctgcgagcaaacgaagaacaaccaagaaactaagattgcaatctggatattgcgaatataagatgaaagctttattgatcaaggtggggttctgtgacgcctttgtctggtcgttgaacacaaacgaagtacgcgaagttgcagctatggcgaacttttaatctaaacaaaacccaaagtctaaacgatgccctaagggctgtatatatggaggaagagggggggaatttcgtggcccttggtggaggggtccgaaatcaaccctatctcttgtttccccacacatacggactctaaaaatagcctatacttatgtatttcgaaattacatgggcctggcccaataataaggtgacgcagcacctaaaatagcctcgggacgaaatttatgaagtggcatcttgtatatttcgtccaaggcttcatgcacccattatggtggcttcaaagtcctgaaatcatcacttgtaactccgttcttgttccccttgcgcatgccatcatctccatgcttgttcttgctccaatgttcatccttctccaagctaggcccttcatttgtaagcaaaacaaatgtatccaatttaggcagcatcatattctcatgaacattagaatcattaccaagaaacgaaagtacctggtaatttagttggcgtgcacgagctctagtaattggtccagtatgtatagcagcaggggctgtgggtgtaacagttgtattgatgtcctcatcagtgttcctattgagccaggacaaacttctgttgccgctgctactgctgttggtgcttctttggctcctgctactgctcctgctggtacccaggaggatgatgagtatgcgggtgattatgaggatgaggttgatcaaaatcagatctacgagcagccaccagcaccaccaccagcaggtcgacctcaggtatatattcgtcatggtaggccagcaccaccacctcaggtacgcgatgatgtccatattcctaaactgaaattgaatattccaccatttgagggtagatatgttcctgatatatatcttacttgggagttagaaactgaacaacgatttacatgtttacaatatcctgaggagagacgagttgctgctgctgtttgtgctttcactagttttgcatgtgtatggtggtctgaacattgtagattatatcctattccaactacttgggctgctttgaaaactgctatgcgtacgcgttaggttccaccatattatcaacgtgaattgcttcaaaaattgcagcgtttaagacaagggaaaaattctgtagaagaatattatcaggaattacaaactggcatgattagatgtggtattgttgaggagaatgaagctatgcttgcacgttttctgggtggattaaatagagagattcagaccattctagactataaggagtatactaatatcactcgtttattccatcttgcttgtaaagctgaacgtgaagtgcaggatcgacaagcattggggcgaactaacttttctgcaggccgaccttcatcatggacaccacgtgcatcttctacttcaactgcaccagcacctccatccggtgccacctccagccgtgatacaagaaaacaggcacaaccaccattatcttccaagagcgcacctgcgggtcctgcacaacgttcttcttcttccatggcatcaacagggcacacaagtgatattatttgtcgtcgttgtaagggaggatgtcattatgcgagggaatgcaaatctccgtgtgtgatgattgctaccacggatggtggatatgagtccgctagtgactatgatgaggagacattggctcttattacacgtgaagaacatggtggagatgattctgatcatgagacgcaatacatggctcctgaagacgctgacaggtatgaatgtttagttgctcaacgtgttttgagtgtgcaggtcacacaagctgagcaaaattagaggcacaatttgttccataccaagggagttgtgaaggaacgttctgtgcgcgtcataatagacggagggagctgcaacaacttggctagcatggagatggtggagaagctttctctcaccacaagaccacatccacatccttactacatccaatggttcaacaacagcggcaaggttaaggtaacacgtactgttcgtgtgcattttagtatctctacatatgctgattatgttgattgtgatgtggtacctatgcaagcatgttccttattacttggtagaccatggcaatttgataaaaattctgtacaccatggtagaaacaatcactatactcttgttcataaggataaaaatattactttgcttcctatgactcctgattccattttgaaagatgatattaatagagctaataaagcacaccaggagaagaataagagtgaaaatcagattgtggcaaaagaatttgagcaacaaatgaagcctaataataaaccatctagtgttgcttctgaaattaaattgaaaagtgcatgtttatttgccaccaaatctgatattgatgagctagatttcagcaaatctgtttgctatgcttttgtgtgcaaagaggcattattttcattcgaggacgtgccttcctctttgcctcctgctgtcactaacattttcaggagttcgctgacgtctttccacaagacgtgccaccgggattaccgcctattcgagggattgagcatcaaattgacttaattcccggtgcttcactgccaaaccgtgcaccataccgtaccaatccagaggagacgaaggagattatgcgtcaagtacaagagcttctcgacaaaggttatatacgcgaatcccttagtccttgtgctgttcctattattctagtgccgaaaaaggatggtacatcacgtatgtgtgttgattgtagaggcattaataatattactattcgttatcgtcatcctattcctaggctagatgatatgcttgatgaattgagtggctctacaatattctccaaagttgatttgcgtagtggataccatcaaattcgtatgaaattgggagatgaatggaaaacggcatttaaaactaagtttggattatatgagtggttagtca
Above is a window of Triticum dicoccoides isolate Atlit2015 ecotype Zavitan chromosome 5B, WEW_v2.0, whole genome shotgun sequence DNA encoding:
- the LOC119308089 gene encoding deaminated glutathione amidase, chloroplastic/cytosolic-like, which codes for MVQMTSVGDLNANYATCSRLTKEAAAAGVKFLCFPEVFSFIGSKDGESVKLAEPLDGPIMQRYCSLANESSMWLSLGGFQERGPDDSHQYNTHVLIDESGKVRSSYRKIHLFDVDVPGNMVYKESRFTTAGDTVVAVDSPFGRLGLTVCYDLRFPELYQCLRFKHQAQVLLVPSAFTKVTGEAHWEILLRARAIETQCYVIAAAQAGKHNEKRESYGDSIVIDPWGTVIARLPDRLSTGFAVADIDLSKVEAVRTKMPISEHRKFESIWKSSSL